ataattagtaaCAAAACTAGTACACATAGATTTGTCCAACATTCTGCATAGAATCAGAAGTTCTTCTGCTCATCTAGTTCTCTAACCATGTCAATGTTCCGACAATAAGTAGCTTGCTCGGGAGATCACCGCCGCAGGGTGCGAGATAAGTGAGCTTCTTCCTGTAATGTTACAGCACCATCTTCATTATAACTTATCGGAACGGAAATATACATGTTTCAAGAGGGTGTAGCATTTGTTCATACCTTTGGATGTCGATGTCAGTGATAAAGATGAACCCTGCAACATTACTGTGGTGAATTGCAAGGAATTGTCAGAGATCTTCAACAGATGTATGAAGTTTATAAAGAATGGTTAGCTCATGCAATGGTATATTTACCTGGAGATTATTTGGTCGGGTTCCTTGGCATATGAAACAGCTAAAACCAAATGGAGTAAGTCACGGTTTATGTTGACAGAGACGAGCCGTGTAGGATCGGCAATAGGCTCTGCACCAATAGGGAGTGCTGAACGAGGAGCTTGTGGACCGCCACCAATTCGATAGACTGATATGTCGCTGAAATTTACTATGTTTGAATGCGGAGATTGATCATTTGTAATCCCATAGAAGTATTCCTTCAGTTTTGTAGAGAGATCTTAAGTAAGCATTACTCCTAAAGACAGGATCTTAACTAAACTAGCAGAAATCATAAGCAAAACAATAACAACTGAACAAGAAAATTAGCTTGAGATGAAACATGGTCTCGATAACTGCAACTTACCCTAATTGCAGAGCTTCTAGATTTCTGACGGACCTTAACATTCCTCGTTACAACACCACCGGACTTGTGAAGTTTTACAACATCCACATTAGGCTTGTTCTTAAGTACAGCTTTCAGCATGCTCCAAAGTTTCTCCTTCATAAAATATCCAGCAGATGTGAATTTCAGAAATACAACTGGAAAATTGGATATCTAAGTCAAAATGCACGGCTGTCATTCAACAAAACAATTTCAATTTAGCATCAGTCCATCAAACTAATACTGGGGAGTATATGGTGAGCATAATTATTTGGTTTTGAACTTACTCAAAGAATTTccaaaattatccaaataacctaaacattttaaaattgaagAATGATGACTGCTTGTGTAAGGAGTTCAGAATCATCACGATCCATAGGATAACattcaaatacatatatacGTGCAACAAAACTATGAGAAAGCATCCAAGACGTCAACTTGAAATCAAAAGTGGCACACACCAATGCTCTTGTATGAAGAAGATACTATGCAAACAAGGATCTAGCAGCTATAATACATCTGGGTATTACTAACTTTACCTGTCCCAAGACCAGAACCACATTGGCATTGAAGGTGTCGATTGAATGGAGAAGCAACTGCACAAGAAAATGGTGCAGAAATCAATCCCTTGCAATAAGGAAAATAAAGGCCCATAACAGATTGGGTAGACAGCCTCTTTAAAAGAAATTTGTCAACTTTGAAGCAAGAACAATGTTGTTAAGGGCGCAATCCGCACCTGAGGCGCTAGGACCCTTATATCGCCCGAGGCACAAGCCGCAAAAAAAAAGCGCACTGATCAAAGTAAGGTGCACACAcataaagaatatataaatatatatatatatggtatatgATAGACAAATAGAAAGCTTAAAGCCTTAAACTCTAATATTAATAAACTTGTCTTATTTTAAAGTCAGAATTCTATTCCTAAAATCATAAGCAattaataatcatcatcattaatgtcaaactctaaattcatgttttcatcttcttttccttaGTCAGAATCCTTGTTCGGTATCATAGCCATCTACATCATGCTCTACTTCATTATCATCTTCCTCTTCAACAgctgaaaattttcttttaataggCTTAAAAACTTTTCAAATACCAATGCCTAGTAAACTGTAACTCTTTTAATAAACTTAAAAACTTTTCAAATACCAATGCCTAGTAAACTGTGGCTCTTTTAAACAATAGAAGGCCAACAGTTTTTTCAATCAGGCATGTCTTTTTTTGCACCTTGGCTTCaaaaaaatgcacaaaaaaagcaaaaacccTCACGACCCTTAGAGGCGCTAAGGAGGTTTAACACCGCGCCTGGGCACCTAGGCGCGCCTTAACAACACTGAGCAAGAACATGACAGCTATTGATCAATTgtgaaaatgaagaacaaaacagGGTTTGAATTTTCAAAGGAGTTGAATTTATTTGTGCACCAGCACCCAGAGGAGTTAACTATATGGTTTATGGTAGTGCTAAACAACATAATTATCACCAAGAAAAATACAGAACAAAAAGGATGAAGAAGCACCTCATAGCCAACACCTTCAACCCACCCCATGGTGTTGATCACCATGCCAGCGGCTCTTGATTCAGCATTGCCAGTAAACTGTCTTTCAAGTGTCCGAGACAATTCCTTGACAAGAACTTTGTATAACTCTGCATTGACACTGTGAAGTGACAAACTGAATGATGTTTCCTGAATTTAAGACCTTTATCATATAATTTCTGAAAGCAAAACAAATATTCTAcagtttgaatcaaaagaacTAACATGGAGAAGTCAACCACTTACATGAATTGAATGCATAAAAGAACCAAACTACAAATTACATACCTAGGACTTGCGTGCCCATAGAAATACACAATTGGCATTTCTAAAGGAATCCCTTCCACAATATCTATTGGCATTTCAACAGGAGTAGCAGCAATACATCCaggaatagagatagatccttGGCCAATATCTAAATCAACAAAAGTAGGTTTCCAGCCCTGCTTGCAAGCCCAGCTAAGTAGCATTTTGCACAAGCTACTTTTACCAGAATCGATAGGTCCAACGATGATAACCCTGGGACCCTGAACCACTAAAGCAAATCATATAGctgaaaatcaaaagaaaattagcACAGCTTCAACCATCTGTCAAACTCTCAAACACCAGAACCATACTgctcaaattttcaatttcgTGATGCAAAAGAACTCAACAcagaaattacaaataaaaagcaCACAAAATAAGAGAAAGATCATAAATTTCACGGAAGAATAGATACCTGCGAAGAATCCAAATCATCATTTGGCGCCGCTCTAGCGCGAGCCCTTCTCCCATGTAGAATAGCATGAACATTCACATAGCTTACCATTGGGGTCTAGAGCAAACCAAACATCGAAAGcatgaaacaagaaaaaaaaaaaccccccaaATTTTTCAGTAAAAACCAGGagctaaaaactagaaaaacgcAAAGGCGGCAGCTTTCCCCCAAAATCCAAACACAAACCTCGTCAGCCACATAAACATCACTATTCCCATCGACTTCGATCGTCGCTCCATTCCACGTGAAAATCTAATAAACGAAATCCAAATCACAAACAAAAGAAGGGCAAAAACCAGGCTTTGGCGCAGAGGAAAAccaggaagaaggagaagaagagaggacTCACAGCAAACTTGAGGCGAGGGGGAATGGTGAGCCAGTTCTCAGGAGGAAGCTCGGCACCGAAGATCTCAGCAGTGCCGGTGAGAAGCCGAATACGAAGCGGGCCATCTGGACCGACCTCCACCCTCAGCTCGCTCTCCTTCTCCAGTTTGAACTGCCGTGTAGACGGCGGCGGCGGCGCTTGGCCGGAGTTCATTGCCGGATCACCGGAGCCTCGAACCAAACCTAGTGACAAACTATACTTCGCGAAAACCGCACCAAAAATACCCAAAATTGCAATTCGcacttcattgtttttttaatttattaaatttttttatcatttccaTGGGCCTTGGGCCATCAAGTTTTCGGcattaaattttagaaattatttattaattaattaattattttttttaagtagcaTGTATACTTTCTCAAAATTAATAAGatttatactaatatatatctatttatccataaaatttcataataaacaaacacttttttttttttatagagtgGTTAAAccacaaatacattaaaaagaaaaaaaaaagtatcataataaattttactTTAGAGAAATTTAtccctttttcttttgcatGAATGAATGGCAAACAGAATATGACAtcctaataattaaattgtatattttgttagcaaactaaaattaaaagagCTAATTTAGTTTTATCACCAATCTTCGATGCTACTTCAGGAGAATACTTCATCAATGGCATCTTAGTTTTATTGATGAGAATGATCAATTGTGGAAATATATCTTACTAAAAGAAATGATGGAATCCACTATACCCACTAATGCAATGCAAGCATATATTCTAAAGTACTTTTATCACAAGAAAATCTCCTAAACATTtccataatattaattttaagaaCATATAATACATGTAGAGACTGTATCCAAATGTAAGAAGTAACAGCAGCcaatgttaattatatataactgatatatatatatatataactgataTAACTGAAACAAATCTTATATATATCCCTTTGCTTTCAACTAAACTAACTGAAATAAATTATACAGAAAACCCCTCCTTCTTAGAAGTGATATATAGTGCATGGAGAAAGCTTTGCAATGTTAATTAAAgagaacaaaccaaatgagtgATTAATATTGAGATGCAAATTAAGTAATTTAAGTGCCAAAATTTAAACTAGGAATAACTAGCATGTATCTAAAATTTCACAGAGAATAATAGAGAAGTGAAGAAGGCTTTCACTTATATAAACTGGAAGATCAGAAGTACTAAGTTCATTACAAGGGAAGATTAagggatgagagagagagagagatacaACCCCAAACAAGCATTACAACTAATTAAACAtcaacatgcatgcatgcatgcatggatgaaaaacttaattatacATCAAGGTGTAGACCGCATTTGGCAACCAGACACTAAGAACTGACCAGAAGTATCATCTCTCATTGTGTCATAAATAACACTAGGACTAGTATGATTATGAACACCATCATAAGTGGTAATCACATAGTTTGGATCCTCTCTATCCCTCTCCACCCTCTTCTTCACTGAACACCCTTCAGTTGAACACCTATAATAGTTCCTGCATTAATTATAATCAAACACCCTTATCAGTAAATCAAACTCTTCTTTCAGTACTGCATGCACTAAAATGCAGTGCATTAATCTCAGTTTATATATGATCACATACCTTGGATGTGAATTATTCTTCACTGATTTCTTCCCATACTTCCTCCACTTAAATCCATCATCCAATATCTCCACCTCTGACTTTGTTCTAAACGCCACTCTCATTCCTCCTTCCATCATACTTCAACCACCCAAACCCAAACTCAAACTCAGACTCAAACTTAAACTCAAAACAAGAACCAGAAAGTGAAAACTAAAACTTACCAAGTATTACTGCTGGAGCTGCCACCTTGCATGACTTGAGaaagctgctgctgctgctgctgttgctgttgttgttgctgttgctgctgctgctgaacaGCATCACCAATGTCATCATCCATGTTGAGCAAGTACTCAGCTATGTCAAAAGGACTGTGGAGCTGAGGCTGAGAATTAGGATCAGGATCAGAGAAAGAATGATCAGGAGGAGTGGTGAAGTTGGCCATGAAGGCCGGGACAAGCCAGGGAACTCCGGCAGCCGCCATGATGAGCCTTGGCCGGTAATCTATTTAACAGGACGTCTTCATGGTGTTTTAGGGTTTGCTTCCCAGTGAGCTTCCTTTCACTCCATGGCGAAGTTTCTTTGCTGTTGCTCATCGCCACCACCGTTCCCCAGCCGCAACCTGGTCTTTGGAATCGCGTTTCCCAAAGCTTATGACGTTTCCCACGTGCATTCCTGGAATCATCTCAAACCCTAAGTCAGCGCCATGACTTCAAGTTTGTTACGTGGGCTTCTGGTTTGAACACGTACTGGATTTAGTTGTTT
This genomic window from Dioscorea cayenensis subsp. rotundata cultivar TDr96_F1 chromosome 20, TDr96_F1_v2_PseudoChromosome.rev07_lg8_w22 25.fasta, whole genome shotgun sequence contains:
- the LOC120251845 gene encoding probable WRKY transcription factor 75; translated protein: MAAAGVPWLVPAFMANFTTPPDHSFSDPDPNSQPQLHSPFDIAEYLLNMDDDIGDAVQQQQQQQQQQQQQQQQQLSQVMQGGSSSSNTCMMEGGMRVAFRTKSEVEILDDGFKWRKYGKKSVKNNSHPRNYYRCSTEGCSVKKRVERDREDPNYVITTYDGVHNHTSPSVIYDTMRDDTSGQFLVSGCQMRSTP
- the LOC120251896 gene encoding protein CLP1 homolog; translated protein: MNSGQAPPPPSTRQFKLEKESELRVEVGPDGPLRIRLLTGTAEIFGAELPPENWLTIPPRLKFAIFTWNGATIEVDGNSDVYVADETPMVSYVNVHAILHGRRARARAAPNDDLDSSQGPRVIIVGPIDSGKSSLCKMLLSWACKQGWKPTFVDLDIGQGSISIPGCIAATPVEMPIDIVEGIPLEMPIVYFYGHASPSVNAELYKVLVKELSRTLERQFTGNAESRAAGMVINTMGWVEGVGYELLLHSIDTFNANVVLVLGQEKLWSMLKAVLKNKPNVDVVKLHKSGGVVTRNVKVRQKSRSSAIREYFYGITNDQSPHSNIVNFSDISVYRIGGGPQAPRSALPIGAEPIADPTRLVSVNINRDLLHLVLAVSYAKEPDQIISSNVAGFIFITDIDIQRKKLTYLAPCGGDLPSKLLIVGTLTWLEN